The Triticum aestivum cultivar Chinese Spring chromosome 7B, IWGSC CS RefSeq v2.1, whole genome shotgun sequence genome window below encodes:
- the LOC123163076 gene encoding uncharacterized protein isoform X2, producing MVFGNTGSWAAQLITEAGGKVVSIRDVTGTVKNSNGIDIAKLMKHLAENRGIKGFDGGDAVDPTSLLTEECDVLIPAALGGVINKDNADAIKAKYIIEAVNHPTDPEANKARTPTFCHKTKLHLLTHSRIDCQQRNVHVRGADSGKEGRADPIGHHGQLRGSDGELLRVGRWASKRHLTFSDHAAIGVIQAGSMESPAQHRHRLIRAGASMTNLLYSAHNPTQQARAMSTIGVALGCMLASTVIKVAIESVEAVLGNAERESIEHKSMLLWLNRLMDADMLEDFEDETDLNLWAATMKKIKMPHNMRSMQKRI from the exons GTATTTGGCAATACTGGCTCTTGGGCTGCCCAATTGATCACTGAAGCTGGTGGCAAGGTGGTCTCCATCAGAGATGTCACAGGGACTGTCAAGAACTCCAATGGCATTGACATAGCCAAGCTGATGAAGCACTTGGCAGAGAACCGCGGGATCAAGGGCTTTGACGGAGGCGACGCCGTCGACCCGACCTCGCTGCTCACGGAAGAGTGCGACGTGCTCATCCCTGCAGCTCTGGGAGGAGTCATAAACAA GGACAATGCTGATGCCATCAAAGCAAAGTACATCATCGAGGCTGTTAACCACCCAACAGACCCCGAGGCCAACAAGGCAAGAACACCAACATTTTGCCACAAAACTAAGCTGCATTTGTTGACACATTCACGCATTGACTGCCAGCAGAGAAATGTTCATGTTCGTGGTGCAGATTCTGGCAAAGAAGGGCGTGCTGATCCTATCGGACATCATGGCCAACTCCGGGGGAGTGATGGTGAGCTGCTTCGAGTGGGCCGTTGGGCGTCCAAGAGGCACTTGACCTTTTCGGATCACGCTGCCATTGGCGTAATCCAGGCCGGATCTATGGAGAGCCCGGCGCAACACCGTCACAG ATTGATAAGGGCCGGAGCTTCAATGACAAATCTACTATATTCAGCACACAACCCAACTCAGCAGGCACGAGCCATGTCGACAATCGGGGTGGCACTCGGGTGCATGCTCGCCTCGACAGTCATCAAGGTCGCAATAGAGTCGGTGGAGGCTGTGCTCGGCAACGCTGAGAGAGAGTCTATCGAGCATAAGTCCATGCTGTTGTGGCTGAACCGACTTATGGATGCCGACATGcttgaagattttgaagatgaAACCGACCTCAACCTG TGGGCAGCCACGATGAAGAAGATTAAGATGCCACATAACATGAGATCGATGCAAAAGCGCATATAA
- the LOC123163076 gene encoding uncharacterized protein isoform X1 — MVHTVFGNTGSWAAQLITEAGGKVVSIRDVTGTVKNSNGIDIAKLMKHLAENRGIKGFDGGDAVDPTSLLTEECDVLIPAALGGVINKDNADAIKAKYIIEAVNHPTDPEANKARTPTFCHKTKLHLLTHSRIDCQQRNVHVRGADSGKEGRADPIGHHGQLRGSDGELLRVGRWASKRHLTFSDHAAIGVIQAGSMESPAQHRHRLIRAGASMTNLLYSAHNPTQQARAMSTIGVALGCMLASTVIKVAIESVEAVLGNAERESIEHKSMLLWLNRLMDADMLEDFEDETDLNLWAATMKKIKMPHNMRSMQKRI; from the exons GTATTTGGCAATACTGGCTCTTGGGCTGCCCAATTGATCACTGAAGCTGGTGGCAAGGTGGTCTCCATCAGAGATGTCACAGGGACTGTCAAGAACTCCAATGGCATTGACATAGCCAAGCTGATGAAGCACTTGGCAGAGAACCGCGGGATCAAGGGCTTTGACGGAGGCGACGCCGTCGACCCGACCTCGCTGCTCACGGAAGAGTGCGACGTGCTCATCCCTGCAGCTCTGGGAGGAGTCATAAACAA GGACAATGCTGATGCCATCAAAGCAAAGTACATCATCGAGGCTGTTAACCACCCAACAGACCCCGAGGCCAACAAGGCAAGAACACCAACATTTTGCCACAAAACTAAGCTGCATTTGTTGACACATTCACGCATTGACTGCCAGCAGAGAAATGTTCATGTTCGTGGTGCAGATTCTGGCAAAGAAGGGCGTGCTGATCCTATCGGACATCATGGCCAACTCCGGGGGAGTGATGGTGAGCTGCTTCGAGTGGGCCGTTGGGCGTCCAAGAGGCACTTGACCTTTTCGGATCACGCTGCCATTGGCGTAATCCAGGCCGGATCTATGGAGAGCCCGGCGCAACACCGTCACAG ATTGATAAGGGCCGGAGCTTCAATGACAAATCTACTATATTCAGCACACAACCCAACTCAGCAGGCACGAGCCATGTCGACAATCGGGGTGGCACTCGGGTGCATGCTCGCCTCGACAGTCATCAAGGTCGCAATAGAGTCGGTGGAGGCTGTGCTCGGCAACGCTGAGAGAGAGTCTATCGAGCATAAGTCCATGCTGTTGTGGCTGAACCGACTTATGGATGCCGACATGcttgaagattttgaagatgaAACCGACCTCAACCTG TGGGCAGCCACGATGAAGAAGATTAAGATGCCACATAACATGAGATCGATGCAAAAGCGCATATAA